The following nucleotide sequence is from Gemmatimonadaceae bacterium.
TACGACGCGACGCGCACCACTTCATGCGCGCTGATGTCACGGACGACGGTGCCGCCCTGCCGGAGCGTGATGGTCACGCTGTATCCGGCGACGAACCGGTCGGCGTCGCGCGCGAACGCGAGGGAGGCGTTCGAGAGAGAGAGCCCGAGGGTGACGTCGGTGGAGTCCGAATTCGTCGTCGCGAGATACGAGACCGCGCCAACGAACGGCAGCGGGTTGCCGGCGGCGAGGAACCCCATCTGCGTGTACAGGCGCGATGCGTCGAACTCCGGCCCCGCGCTGGTGGGCCGGTTCGCCAGGCCGGGCTGGCGCGGGGCTGGTGCTCCGCCGGGCGGATTGGAGCGGCCACCACAGGCCGCCAGCACAAGGCACGCGCCGAGGAGGGCGCCTCGGGTCACGCGCGGCAGAAATCGGGCGTTCATTGGTCGAGGGAGCATCGGCATAATGTATCCAGTACCCCGGAAATTGGTTCTCAGAGCACCTGCGTTCCTTGCCAGCGCCGTGTCACGCCGTTAGGTTCGCCGCGTGGCTCGCGACCCCCTCGTCGGCACGACTATTGCCGGATATCTCTTGCTCGACCGCGTTGGAGAAGGTGGCACTGCCACCGTCTACAAGGCCGAGCACCCCGAACACGGTTCCGTCGCCGTAAAGGTACTGCGCGAACGTTTGCGCCAGGACCGGACGGCGGTCACCCGCTTCGTGCGTGAGGCGACGTTCGGCACACGGGTGATCCATCCCAAGGTGGTGCGCACCATCGAAACTGGCCAGTCGCCCGATGGGCTCCATTACCTCGCCATCGAATGGGCGCCGGGTGAGATCCTCGAGGGGTACGCCAAGCGAAACGCGCCGCTGCCGCCTGATGAGGTTGCCACCATCATCCAGCAGATCGCCGAAGCCGTGAACGCCGCGCATGCCGCAGGAATCGTGCATCGCGACCTGAAGCCGGAGAACCTGATGTACGATCCGGCGACGCGAAGCGTGAAACTGCTCGATTTCGGGATTGCGACCGCGACCGATGTGTCGCCGGATGAGCGGCTGACGCGGGCCGGGTTTTTTGTGGGCACGCTGATGTATGTGGCACCCGAGGCTCTGTCTGGAGAGATCGTCACGCCCGCCGCCGACCAGTACAGCCTGGCCACCATCGCGTATCTGTTGCTGACCGGCGCGCTGCCGTACACCGCGCGAACGCCACGTGAGATGTTCACGCAACTGCTTTCGCAACCGCCACTTGCGTTGAACAAGGCCAAGCAGGGCGTGATGTACTCGGCGACCGTCGAGCAAACGGTGATGAAAGCGCTCGAACGTGCGCCCCAGTCGCGGTATTCCGACGTGATGACCTTCTCCGGCGCGCTGCACTCCGCGTTGCTCGCCCCTGATGCAATAGGTGCAGGGGAAAGCGGCGGATTCTTCGGGAAGATGAAGGGGCTCTTTAAGCGAGACTAGGGTGCTTTCGGGTGCGTTTTTTCACCACGGTCGCCACGCTGGACTTTTTCACCACGGAGACACGGAGAACGACCTGAGGGCCACGGAGAACTGCACAACTAGGGGTAACGACATCGCGCCACGCAGATCAATGCGTGGCGCTCGCAGTTCCCCCCAAGAAGTTGTAGTTCCTCCGTGGCCCTCTGGCAGTTCTCCGTGCCTCCGTGGTGAAAAAGCCCCGCGCCCTATCTCGATATGGCTGGATGCGGCTCGACGAGATCGAGCGGCAGCCAGACGGTGAACGTCGCGCCGGAACCGAGATCGCTTTCCACGGTGATGTCCCCACCGAGCAGGCGCGCGAGCCGGCGGGAGATGGAGAGCCCAAGGCCGGTGCCGCGCCGAATGGAATCGCCGCGCGGACCGGCATTCACCTGTTCGAACTCCTCGAAGATCCTTTCCTGGTCACGCTCGGCGATGCCCGTTCCCGTGTCGCACACCTGCAGCGCAATGAACGCCCCGCCTTCCGCCAGCAGCGGCCGGCGGCGTGAACGCCCGGCCATCTGCGCCACCTCACCATCCGGCACACGCAGCGCGCGCACGGTGATGGTACCCTGCTCCGTGAACTTGATGGCATTGCCGAGAAGGTTCACGAGGATTTGCCGCAGATGAGTGGGATCGGTGTCCACCTTGGGCAGCGTCGCCGGCACCGCGATGCTGAAGGCGAGCCCCTTCTCGTTGAGCAGCGACTCTACCTCGCTCGCCACGTCGATGACAAACGCGCGCAGGCTGAGCGATTCGGTGGACACCTCGAGACGGCCGGCGGCAAGCTTGGACAGGTCGAGAATCTGGTCCACGAGCTCGCGTAGGTGGTTGGCGGAGGTTTCAATGCGCTCCACCGGGCCTGCCTGCCGTGCGGAGAGTTCGCCATATGCGCCGTCGCGGAGCAGGTCGATGAAGCCAACGACGGCGGCGAGCGGCGTACGCAGCTCGTGCGAAACGTTGGCCAGGAACTCGCTCTTGGCCCGATTGGCGCGCAGCAGTTCTGCAGACAGGCGCTCGAGTTCGTCGGAGCGATCGGCGATGCGTCGCGCCTGCGAGCGTTCGTGCACCAGCGCGATGATGAGCGCCGCGAGCGCCCCAAGGGCACAGACCCAGAGGACGATGCGATCGCGCCAGATCTCCGCCGCGGACGTGCCGGCCCCTCCGACGTCGAGGGCGTGGCGGGCCAGATGATCGCCGACGATCAGTCCCGCTGTCACGCACACCACGACCAAGGCGAGCGCCAGCAGCGACAGGCGCCGCCCCGGACGCCGTGCCGGCATTGACCGCTCGATCACGCTCGGATAACCTCAGCCCTCATGGATCCCCACGCCACGCTCGTTCAGATGCTTGCCCAGCGCTCCGCGCGCCGCGGCAATTTCACGCTTGCCTCCGGACGCCAATCCGACCTTTACATCGACGCCCGGCTCACCACCATGAGCCCCGACGGCCTGGCGGCCATCGGTCCGCTGGCCCTCGCGCGATTTCGCGCGCGGGGTTGGGCGCCCGATTCCGTCGGTGGGCTGACCTTGGGCGCGGACCCTGTATCATATGCGATTGCGCATGCGAGCGCTCTCGCCAAGACGCCGGTCCGCGCGTTCACGGTCAGGAAAGAAGCGAAGACGCACGGAACCGGCAAGCTGATTGAAGGACCGTTTCAGGCGGGCGACAAGGTGGTGGTGATCGAAGATGTGATCACGACCGGCGGTTCCGCGCTGAAGGCGATCGAAGCAATCAAGACGGCCGGCGGCGTGATTGTCGGCGTGCTTGCCGTGGTCGACCGTGAGGAAGGGGGACGGGAAGCGATCGAGGCGGCCGGGTACGCCGTGGAGTCGCTCGCGGGGGCCCGGGAGATCGTTTCCGCGATGGTTTAGTGTAGCACTCTGGCCTTCTTCACCACGCGCGACGCTCGGTTTTTTCACCACGGAGGCACGGAGAAATGCCGGAGGGCCACGGAGTACTGCAAACACTAGGGTAACGACAGCGCGCCACGCAGAGCATTGCGTGGCGCGCGCAGTTCCTCCAAGAAGTTGTTATTCCTCTGTGGTCCTCAGGCAGTTCTCCGTGCCTCCGTGGTGAAAAAGGCACGAGTTGTGCCACGCAAAGCTAGTTGACGAAGCGTCGGACGCCGTGCGCCAGCTTGATCACGTTGAAGTTGATCAACAGGCCCCTGCTGAAGCCGCCAAGACGCAAATACGTCAGCAGTTGGGCGCAGTGCACGGGAAGCACAGTATCGACGGCTTTCAGCTCCACCACGAGATCCCGGTCGACCACCAAGTCGATTCGCAACAGACCGTCCAACGTGGCGCCTTTGTACGAGACGGGAAGCATCACCTCGCTGGCGAAGTCGATATTTCGGGCGACTAGTTCCTGCTCCATTGCCGTGGCGTACACCGATTCAAGCAGCCCGGGCCCAAGGTGCCGATGCACCTCAATGGCCGCGCCAATTACTCGTTCGGTGAGCACGTCTGGTTCGAGCTTCAGGTCCGGCGATGGCATTGAGGTCTCAGTGGTTGGACGATAGCTCTTTCACCACGGAGGCACGGAGAACTGCCTGAGGGCCACGGAGGACTACAACTTCTTGGAGGAACCACGTGCACCGCGCAAAGTCATGCGTGGCGCGATGTCGTTACCCTAGCCGTAGTAGTTCTCCGTGGCTCTCAAGTAGTTCTCCGTGCCTCCGTGGTGAAGAAGTCCAGCGTGGTGAAAAAGCCCAGCTATGCCGCCGATTGACGCGGCCGGCCAAGGGGGCGGCCGGAAAGCGGGCGCAGGTCGAGCAACTTGTCGCGGTGCGGACGCAAGAGTTCGTCACGGAACCGGTTGAGCATGGCCTGGCCGTCGTGCGCTCGGCGAAACTCGCCCGCGGTAATGCCCAGCACGGTCTTGACGTGCCGGCCAAAACTCTGGGCCGACGAGTACTCGAGCTGGTTTGACGCATCGGCGATGCTGAGGCCCGGGTTCTCGAGCAGGCGCGCGGCGCGCACTAGGCGCGCCCAGGCGAGATACCGCTTCGGCGCCGGAAGGCCGGCGCGGAAGAACCGGCTCATCAGCGTGCTGGGCAGCACCTGCAGCGCACGCGCC
It contains:
- the pyrE gene encoding orotate phosphoribosyltransferase, with the translated sequence MDPHATLVQMLAQRSARRGNFTLASGRQSDLYIDARLTTMSPDGLAAIGPLALARFRARGWAPDSVGGLTLGADPVSYAIAHASALAKTPVRAFTVRKEAKTHGTGKLIEGPFQAGDKVVVIEDVITTGGSALKAIEAIKTAGGVIVGVLAVVDREEGGREAIEAAGYAVESLAGAREIVSAMV
- a CDS encoding serine/threonine-protein kinase, translating into MARDPLVGTTIAGYLLLDRVGEGGTATVYKAEHPEHGSVAVKVLRERLRQDRTAVTRFVREATFGTRVIHPKVVRTIETGQSPDGLHYLAIEWAPGEILEGYAKRNAPLPPDEVATIIQQIAEAVNAAHAAGIVHRDLKPENLMYDPATRSVKLLDFGIATATDVSPDERLTRAGFFVGTLMYVAPEALSGEIVTPAADQYSLATIAYLLLTGALPYTARTPREMFTQLLSQPPLALNKAKQGVMYSATVEQTVMKALERAPQSRYSDVMTFSGALHSALLAPDAIGAGESGGFFGKMKGLFKRD
- a CDS encoding GxxExxY protein, whose translation is MPSPDLKLEPDVLTERVIGAAIEVHRHLGPGLLESVYATAMEQELVARNIDFASEVMLPVSYKGATLDGLLRIDLVVDRDLVVELKAVDTVLPVHCAQLLTYLRLGGFSRGLLINFNVIKLAHGVRRFVN
- a CDS encoding ATP-binding protein codes for the protein MIERSMPARRPGRRLSLLALALVVVCVTAGLIVGDHLARHALDVGGAGTSAAEIWRDRIVLWVCALGALAALIIALVHERSQARRIADRSDELERLSAELLRANRAKSEFLANVSHELRTPLAAVVGFIDLLRDGAYGELSARQAGPVERIETSANHLRELVDQILDLSKLAAGRLEVSTESLSLRAFVIDVASEVESLLNEKGLAFSIAVPATLPKVDTDPTHLRQILVNLLGNAIKFTEQGTITVRALRVPDGEVAQMAGRSRRRPLLAEGGAFIALQVCDTGTGIAERDQERIFEEFEQVNAGPRGDSIRRGTGLGLSISRRLARLLGGDITVESDLGSGATFTVWLPLDLVEPHPAISR